The Actinomadura graeca nucleotide sequence TCACCGGGACCTCGTGGGACCACGGCGTCGTCACCGCCTGCGCGACGCCGAGCACGGTCCCGATGTCGCGGCCCTGCTCCCACGCCGCCAGCAGCTCCCGGATGCCCTCCAGGGTGTGGCCGCGCTCCAGCAGGCCGCCGATCATGCGGAGGCGCGCCAGGTGCTCGTCGGAGTAGAGGCCGACGCGGCCCGAACGGCGCGGCGGCGGCAGCAGCTTGCGCTCCTGGTAGTAACGCAGCGTCCGCACCGGGACGCCGGCGGCACGCGCGAGCTCGCCGATGCGGTATTCACGGATCCCGTCGTCCGGCGGGCCGCCCGGCCCGTCCGCCACCACGTCGCTCACGCCGCCAGCATAGTTCGCGGGCAGGCGCGTCCGCCGTGCCGCGCAGTGGCGGCCGCAGGGCATGCACGAGGGGAACGGCACCGCGATGCGCACGTCGGAACCTGCGTTACCCTCGGCCGGGGCCGTGAACCCCCAGCCCAAGAAAGAGGCAGTTCGATGTCGAAGACCCGTTCCACCCTGCTCGCCGCGGCCGTCCTGGTCGCCGGGCTCGGCCTCACCGGATGCTCGGAGAAGCGCTGGTGCGAGCACGACGCCACCGATACGAAGGTCAGCGACCGTTTCTGCAAGAACAACACGCCCGGCTACGAATGGGAGTCGGGCAGCGGGCACAAGAAGAGCAAGAAGACCAAGAAGAAGCACTGATCCCGCGGCGCGGGACCGGGCGTGCGGCTAGGTGACGCGCCGCGCGTTCATGGTCTTGCGTGGTCGGCGGCGGCGCTGCTCGTCCGGTGCCTGCGCCGCCTCGGCGGCGATCAGGTCGCGGAGCGTGCGGGGGACGATGTCCTCGCGCCGGTCGGTGAACGGTGAACGCATCGGATCTTCCCTTCCCGTGGAGTCTTCCGTGGCGTGCTCGTGGCCTGTCGGGTGGACGGGGCGGCCGGCGCTCAGGCCGCCGCCGCGTACGCCGCGGACACGGTGCTGAGAGCCCAGCGCATCCTCGCGGCGTAGGACTCGGGGTGGTCACCGGCCTCCTGGGCGACCAGCGCGGCGCAGATGGAGCGATCCCCGTCGCAGGCGCAGAGGCAGGCGTAGATGGCGGTGCGGACCTGCTCGGGGGACGGGTGGTCGGAAGCCTGCAGCCCGGAGCTGAACAGGACCTGGGCCAGGTCGGAGTTGCTCATCGAGGCGAGGCTCAGCGTGTTCGACATCGTGTGCCTTCTTCCTGCGGAGGGGTCCTCATTCCCCCTTCTTGCTATCTACGACTCTGACGGCAGGCGGGACTCATCGCCATCGGGGAAAACCCCCATCCGTGGTGGAAACTTCCCCCTAGGGGACCCGTAGGGCTTACCCCACCCCTGATAACGGCGGTGCCCTCACCACGGCAGAACGGAATGATTCATTCCGCGTTGCTCTACTGTTCTGACCTGCTGGTCCAGGGATCTACCCGACCTCGGGACGCGAGAACGACGCGGCGTCCACAGGGGAGCCGCCCGAGGGTTGCGGCGGTATACGGACGCCTTCTATTCGAGATTAGTACCGCACTGCAAATCCGCGTGGTGAAGGGTCCGCGGAGGGACGCGCGCCGCCCGGAGGCGGGGGACGCGCGCGCCTCCGAGCGGCGGCGGGTCAGAGCCTTCGTAAGAGGTCCGCGAGCAGGGTCCGGCTCGCGGCCGGTGGCAGCGCCTCGCCCTCGAGCCGCCGCCACGTCCGTGCGAAGACCTCCATGTCGGCGGGTTTGTCGAGATAGAGCGCGGAGGTGAGCAGTTCGATGTAGACGACGTCCGGGAGGGTGCGCTGGTGGAAGCGCAGCACCGTGAACGGGCGCCCGGCCGAGACGATGGACGTCCGGCCCGCGGGGACGATCTTCAGCTCGACCGGGGCGGACTCGTCCACCCGCATCAGATGCTCCACCTGTGCGCGCATGAGGGTCTTCCCGCCGACGAAGCGCAGCAGGGCCGCCTCGTCCACGATCGCCGTGAGCGTCCGGCGCGGGGAGCGGGCGAACAGCCGCTGGCGCATGAGCCGGAGGGCGACCCTGCGCTCGGTCTCCGACCGCGCCGTCCCGCCCCGGATCTGGTCGCGGATCGTGAGGCTCGCGCGCGCGTACTCCTCGGTCTGCAACAGGTCGGGGATCTGGCAGGGATCGTAGGTGCGGATGGAACCGGCGGCCTCCTCCAGGTCCAGATAGGGATGGGCCCAGGACGGGATCACGTCGCTGTAGCGATGCCACCACCCGCGCGCGTTGGCCTCCCGGGCGAGGCGGAGCAGCGCTCCGCGCTCCGCGTCGTCGGTGACCCCGTACAGGACGAGCAGGTCCGCCACGTCCCGTTCCTTGATCGCGGTACGTCCCAGCTCCATGCGGCTGATCTTGGAGTGGCTGCCGCGGATGGCGTACCCCGCGTCCTCGCGGGAGACCCCCTTGCGCTCGCGGAGCCGGCGCAGCCTCGCACCCAGCAGCATGCGCCTGACCGTCGGCCCCCGGACGTGGGCGGCCGGCCCCCCGTCTCTCAAACGCCCCTCCTCGGACTAGA carries:
- a CDS encoding DUF5753 domain-containing protein is translated as MLLGARLRRLRERKGVSREDAGYAIRGSHSKISRMELGRTAIKERDVADLLVLYGVTDDAERGALLRLAREANARGWWHRYSDVIPSWAHPYLDLEEAAGSIRTYDPCQIPDLLQTEEYARASLTIRDQIRGGTARSETERRVALRLMRQRLFARSPRRTLTAIVDEAALLRFVGGKTLMRAQVEHLMRVDESAPVELKIVPAGRTSIVSAGRPFTVLRFHQRTLPDVVYIELLTSALYLDKPADMEVFARTWRRLEGEALPPAASRTLLADLLRRL